From one bacterium genomic stretch:
- a CDS encoding DeoR/GlpR family DNA-binding transcription regulator → MAYKAKEKENNGLLPEERRQAILQHLRRDGKVTVPSLADDLAVSLPTVRADLARLETRGLLRRTHGGALPVESARHEPPYDERERTNPDEKRAIAKVAASFVQSGETILLDAGTTTYEIALELHSKRDLTVVTNSLAIAWTLMENPTFEVILLGGTVQHHRKATLGPLVIKQLESMNVDRAFVAVSGVDPVGGLTVIDFDAAQVKFAMMSRARETIIIADSSKLGQIAFAQIAPVTQASFLITDADADPRITRSLEELGLIIRLAIS, encoded by the coding sequence TTGGCATATAAAGCGAAAGAAAAAGAAAATAATGGTTTGTTGCCCGAAGAGCGCAGACAAGCGATCCTTCAACACCTGCGTCGCGATGGGAAAGTGACCGTTCCATCACTGGCGGATGATCTTGCAGTGAGTTTGCCAACCGTGCGGGCTGATTTGGCAAGACTTGAGACGCGTGGGCTTCTTAGACGAACTCATGGAGGGGCGCTGCCGGTTGAATCGGCTCGCCATGAACCTCCATACGATGAGCGGGAGCGGACTAACCCCGATGAAAAAAGAGCGATCGCCAAAGTCGCCGCCTCATTTGTCCAATCCGGTGAAACAATTCTCTTAGACGCCGGCACAACCACGTATGAGATAGCCCTCGAACTTCATTCCAAGCGCGACCTTACGGTGGTGACCAATAGTTTGGCTATCGCATGGACGCTCATGGAGAATCCCACTTTTGAAGTAATTCTATTAGGCGGGACTGTTCAGCATCATCGCAAAGCCACTCTTGGCCCGTTAGTGATTAAACAACTCGAGTCGATGAATGTTGACCGGGCCTTTGTAGCCGTCAGCGGCGTTGATCCTGTTGGCGGTTTAACGGTCATTGATTTTGATGCGGCACAAGTGAAGTTCGCGATGATGAGCCGTGCCCGCGAGACGATAATTATCGCTGACAGCAGCAAACTGGGCCAAATCGCCTTCGCCCAAATTGCCCCCGTAACCCAAGCCAGCTTCCTAATCACCGATGCCGACGCCGATCCCCGTATCACCCGCTCCCTCGAAGAACTAGGCCTAATCATCCGCCTCGCAATATCCTAG